One window of the Candidatus Endomicrobium procryptotermitis genome contains the following:
- the rsfS gene encoding ribosome silencing factor: MAKIDFLALAKKAAEIADDKKALNTIILDVRSLTEITNYFVITTAHSIPQINAVCMEIEKIFKEKDMKILRRDGTPSAAWRVLDYGGLVVHIMSEQSRQLYNLERLWSDAKIVKMKIPVIKVNKPKIAKKIEKNFSENVCKGRKVAKNAVKAIKKKKQNHTK; this comes from the coding sequence ATGGCAAAAATTGATTTTCTCGCGCTGGCTAAAAAAGCCGCCGAAATTGCCGATGATAAAAAGGCCTTAAACACCATTATACTTGATGTGAGAAGTTTGACAGAAATAACTAATTATTTTGTCATTACTACTGCACACTCCATTCCGCAGATTAATGCTGTTTGCATGGAAATAGAAAAAATATTTAAAGAAAAAGATATGAAGATTTTAAGGAGAGATGGAACTCCCTCAGCCGCGTGGAGAGTATTGGATTATGGAGGGCTTGTCGTTCATATTATGTCTGAACAAAGCAGGCAGTTATATAATCTCGAAAGACTTTGGAGTGACGCTAAAATTGTTAAAATGAAAATACCGGTTATCAAAGTGAATAAGCCCAAAATAGCCAAAAAGATAGAAAAAAACTTTAGCGAAAACGTGTGCAAAGGCAGAAAAGTTGCAAAAAATGCAGTGAAAGCCATAAAGAAAAAAAAACAAAACCATACAAAATGA
- a CDS encoding autotransporter domain-containing protein has product MKKLIFFIFLLVSVSFANKNVDAADAIDYSSLNSTIVSAPGNPFISDINLSTASITLEGNLSVISSKTIVFKSSDISGKTIIDGDNAYRGIVANSSSNLSFMNINFQNAYNPSNDGGFLRITASSISFGGSETSFKNGLAYSGGAFAAVGNSSLHFSSAAIFNSNSAIEYGGAFYSNRTVLVFDEETRFINNIAEYSGGAFAADTNSNITFNGYTLFEGNKTIDNNGAGFFAHRSDINFVTSRFENNASFDMGGGFYSVQSNIVFSGSAVFVGNSAKFSGGASAIGSYSDIRFEDNAFFSSNTAVNGGGAIFISTSNLSFAKNTIFEDNVSLLSGGAIAVDHYATVLFNGESYFRNNKTDENGGAIANINAAVILSSASHFENNSAKYGGAIYISSGNLSLSDTVFDGNTASNTGGAIYLAGISALEKAVLTVNTSSETSFINNKAGNVSNALYLGDYSLAEFNTAAQAAVQMHDAISGSGYNSELILSGAGEFNLYNSLDSVDITLAASSAVSFNLKNNARINAGKLTIGDTSTFNMVNNAADTVRVSTADIDGTLSMEILKTGNHDQIISSGKINISSSSSFEITTNITDKAFRKKTYLLINTAESINGVFGSVSITTPTFIYTPLISYGDLFKNWITITLRGDNFITDFASSLSGLSFNQRQTAKTYDSLSSTSSGDLDIVISLIDGMDDNGKKSALAQASGYFLANVIRSIAVDVENNEIYDRIKNHCIYENSENGIWAQLRGAAATYSKDKNSINDFNDISSGVMIGFDRFMEDKKIMLGAYGKYNNHDIKQGSNEAEITNTGLGIYGGLIEKKWEVKALISGGYDSYNTKRYIPFADRKTKAEFDGTTFGADIEGAIKFRIDKYFNIRPYIGVEAKNSHYNGFKERDGESLSLEVHGNSYVRSASRLGSGVVYDNNIFSWHINAEAKYLMSGEAPEIESIFEGSDIIFRSRGSTEGSIIFGAVAGVSIRVTKKLKLFVNGSYYGADHFQNLYGNIGLRWTFCSEKKEKIIKTEKKNSRNNNYDPALYLLSPVPEEPKEMDAIITFEDTTTASTKEDEYDPAIELLAAQKEVQPKEEDEYDPALELLSAQKETQPKEEDEYDAALVLLQLSKEAEQQQPDMEDAKVVEQQQREAALRRSKPMLKSFSLNMANFAVGKAVLTKKAKENIRLQSDEIKKFKFKKITIEGHTDSTGNANLNKKLSRERAKAVFNVFVKEGIPARKMSYIGFSSLLPVATNSTKEGRAQNRRVEIFVE; this is encoded by the coding sequence ATGAAAAAATTAATCTTTTTTATTTTTCTTTTAGTTTCTGTGTCTTTTGCGAATAAAAATGTCGATGCCGCAGATGCCATCGATTATTCAAGCCTGAACAGCACGATAGTATCGGCGCCAGGCAATCCTTTTATAAGTGATATAAATCTATCGACCGCGTCAATCACTTTGGAAGGAAACCTGTCCGTTATTTCAAGTAAAACAATAGTTTTTAAAAGTTCGGATATTTCCGGAAAAACTATAATCGACGGAGATAACGCTTACAGAGGAATTGTCGCAAATTCTTCTTCTAATTTGTCTTTTATGAATATAAATTTTCAAAATGCCTATAATCCATCAAATGACGGAGGATTTTTACGAATTACAGCCTCAAGCATTTCTTTTGGCGGCTCAGAAACATCATTTAAAAACGGTTTGGCATACAGCGGCGGCGCTTTTGCCGCTGTGGGAAATTCTTCACTACATTTTTCAAGCGCAGCAATCTTTAATTCAAATTCCGCCATTGAATATGGCGGCGCTTTTTATTCCAATAGAACCGTTTTGGTATTCGATGAGGAAACCCGATTTATAAACAATATTGCCGAATACAGCGGTGGAGCCTTTGCAGCGGACACAAATTCAAATATAACTTTTAACGGATACACGCTTTTTGAAGGCAATAAAACCATAGACAATAACGGCGCCGGATTTTTCGCTCATAGGTCTGACATAAATTTTGTAACGTCTAGATTCGAAAATAACGCAAGCTTTGATATGGGAGGTGGCTTTTACTCGGTACAATCTAATATAGTATTTTCTGGCAGTGCAGTGTTTGTAGGCAATTCGGCAAAGTTTTCCGGAGGCGCTTCGGCCATAGGCAGTTATTCCGACATACGTTTTGAAGACAATGCATTCTTCTCGTCAAATACGGCAGTAAACGGCGGCGGCGCAATTTTTATATCCACGTCAAATTTGTCTTTTGCAAAAAATACTATTTTTGAAGATAACGTGTCTTTATTAAGCGGTGGTGCAATTGCCGTGGATCATTATGCAACTGTGCTGTTTAACGGCGAATCTTATTTCAGAAATAACAAAACCGATGAAAACGGAGGCGCGATTGCAAATATAAATGCAGCTGTAATTTTAAGTTCAGCTTCGCATTTTGAAAACAATTCGGCAAAATATGGAGGGGCTATCTATATTTCTTCGGGAAATTTAAGTTTAAGCGATACTGTTTTTGACGGAAATACCGCTTCTAATACCGGCGGCGCAATTTATCTGGCAGGCATTTCGGCTTTGGAAAAAGCTGTTCTTACGGTAAACACAAGCAGCGAAACGTCTTTTATCAACAATAAAGCCGGCAATGTCAGCAATGCCTTATATCTTGGCGACTACAGTTTAGCCGAATTTAATACGGCAGCTCAAGCAGCAGTGCAAATGCATGACGCAATATCCGGCAGCGGATACAATTCCGAACTCATTTTGTCAGGCGCAGGTGAGTTCAATCTTTACAATAGTTTAGACTCTGTTGACATTACACTGGCCGCATCATCAGCCGTATCTTTTAATCTCAAAAACAATGCAAGAATAAATGCAGGAAAACTTACGATTGGTGATACTTCAACATTTAATATGGTAAACAATGCAGCCGATACCGTAAGAGTTTCCACAGCTGACATTGACGGAACTCTATCAATGGAAATTTTAAAAACGGGAAACCACGACCAAATAATATCTTCTGGCAAAATAAATATCAGTTCTTCTTCATCGTTTGAAATTACAACTAATATTACGGATAAGGCTTTCAGAAAAAAAACATATTTGTTGATCAATACGGCTGAAAGCATAAACGGGGTATTTGGAAGCGTTTCTATTACCACACCTACTTTTATATACACTCCGCTGATTAGCTACGGAGATCTTTTTAAAAATTGGATAACAATTACTTTACGCGGAGATAATTTTATCACAGATTTTGCTTCTTCTTTATCCGGACTCTCGTTTAATCAAAGGCAGACGGCAAAAACATACGACTCGCTTTCTTCGACAAGTTCCGGCGATTTGGACATCGTAATTTCACTCATAGACGGCATGGACGATAATGGTAAAAAATCAGCTTTGGCGCAGGCTTCTGGATATTTTCTTGCAAACGTTATCAGAAGCATAGCGGTTGACGTAGAAAACAATGAAATATATGACAGGATAAAAAACCACTGCATCTACGAAAATTCAGAAAACGGCATTTGGGCTCAGCTTAGGGGTGCGGCAGCGACATATTCTAAAGATAAAAATTCGATTAACGATTTTAATGATATTTCAAGCGGCGTAATGATAGGTTTTGACAGATTCATGGAAGATAAGAAGATTATGCTCGGAGCATATGGAAAGTACAATAATCATGATATCAAACAAGGTTCCAATGAAGCCGAAATAACGAATACAGGTCTTGGAATTTACGGAGGACTTATAGAAAAGAAATGGGAAGTTAAAGCTTTGATTTCTGGAGGGTATGACAGTTATAATACCAAAAGATATATCCCTTTTGCCGACAGAAAAACCAAAGCAGAATTTGATGGAACGACTTTTGGCGCAGACATAGAAGGAGCAATAAAGTTCAGAATTGACAAATATTTTAATATTAGACCATATATAGGAGTTGAAGCAAAAAACTCACATTACAACGGATTTAAAGAAAGGGATGGGGAAAGCTTAAGTTTAGAAGTTCATGGAAATTCTTATGTACGTTCCGCTTCCAGATTAGGCAGCGGAGTTGTATATGACAATAATATTTTCAGTTGGCATATAAACGCAGAAGCAAAATATCTTATGAGCGGAGAAGCTCCCGAAATCGAAAGCATTTTTGAAGGAAGCGACATAATATTCAGAAGCAGAGGTTCTACTGAAGGCAGTATAATTTTCGGAGCAGTTGCAGGAGTGTCTATAAGAGTTACAAAAAAACTTAAACTTTTCGTAAACGGAAGTTATTACGGAGCAGACCATTTCCAAAATTTATACGGTAATATAGGTTTGAGATGGACTTTCTGCTCTGAAAAGAAGGAAAAAATTATTAAAACTGAAAAGAAGAATAGTAGAAATAACAATTATGATCCGGCATTATATTTATTGTCTCCGGTTCCTGAAGAGCCTAAAGAAATGGACGCTATAATAACTTTTGAAGACACAACGACTGCATCGACAAAAGAAGATGAATATGACCCTGCCATCGAACTTCTGGCCGCACAGAAAGAAGTTCAGCCAAAAGAAGAAGATGAGTATGACCCTGCTCTTGAACTTCTTTCTGCACAGAAAGAAACTCAGCCGAAAGAAGAAGATGAGTATGATGCCGCTCTTGTTTTACTACAGCTTTCCAAAGAAGCAGAACAGCAGCAGCCTGACATGGAAGATGCAAAAGTTGTAGAACAGCAGCAAAGAGAAGCCGCTTTAAGAAGAAGCAAACCGATGCTTAAATCGTTCAGTCTGAATATGGCGAATTTTGCCGTAGGGAAAGCTGTATTAACCAAAAAAGCAAAAGAAAACATAAGACTTCAATCGGATGAAATAAAGAAATTTAAGTTTAAAAAAATAACAATCGAAGGACATACCGATTCAACTGGAAATGCGAATTTGAACAAAAAATTGTCAAGAGAAAGAGCAAAAGCTGTATTTAACGTATTTGTCAAAGAAGGTATTCCCGCCAGGAAAATGTCGTATATAGGATTTTCTTCACTGCTTCCCGTAGCTACAAATAGCACAAAAGAAGGAAGAGCACAGAACAGAAGAGTGGAAATATTCGTTGAATAA
- a CDS encoding VWA domain-containing protein, producing MIFADKGFLLLLLLIPLAALFLAFSLKKRKKDLGFLISKNNLAILSNVNFKAYVIKNVFLLAGFVFLIAATAEPKYGDEKIEVEKMSSEIIAVLDVSKSMLAEDIKPSRIEKAKMLISRIVEECEGDKIGVMVFSAGAMWQCPMTYDVEAIKMFLQGVNTDSLPFGGTEFSSPINLVVKTLGENSSNSRVMILITDGEDHDKKTKEAVELAKKSELRIISVGIGTYQGAPIPVKTDSGTLVKYMSDKRGKTVISKLNSELLKKISLETGGNYYEISDGRDIAPAVINEIKGLDKNIQGKIKENAKRSRFQIFLFLALAAFVIEMFYPKTVKNRK from the coding sequence ATGATTTTTGCAGATAAAGGCTTTTTATTATTGCTGCTGCTTATCCCTTTGGCCGCCTTATTTTTGGCTTTTTCTCTGAAAAAAAGGAAAAAGGATTTGGGATTTCTGATAAGCAAAAACAATCTTGCGATTTTAAGCAATGTGAATTTTAAAGCTTATGTGATTAAGAATGTTTTTTTGCTGGCGGGTTTTGTATTTCTTATTGCTGCGACAGCTGAGCCTAAGTACGGGGATGAAAAAATAGAAGTGGAAAAAATGAGTTCTGAGATTATAGCGGTTTTGGACGTTTCAAAAAGCATGCTTGCCGAAGATATAAAACCATCCAGAATAGAAAAAGCGAAAATGCTTATATCGAGAATCGTGGAAGAATGCGAAGGCGATAAAATCGGTGTAATGGTATTTTCGGCAGGGGCAATGTGGCAGTGTCCGATGACTTATGACGTCGAAGCGATAAAAATGTTTTTGCAGGGAGTAAATACGGATTCTCTGCCATTCGGAGGAACGGAGTTCAGTTCTCCCATAAATCTTGTGGTTAAAACTCTTGGTGAGAATTCTTCAAATTCAAGAGTTATGATTTTGATTACGGACGGTGAAGATCACGATAAAAAAACGAAAGAAGCCGTTGAGTTGGCGAAAAAATCCGAATTGAGGATAATATCAGTAGGAATAGGAACGTATCAAGGTGCGCCTATACCCGTAAAAACGGATTCCGGTACGCTTGTGAAATATATGTCCGATAAACGCGGTAAAACGGTTATCAGCAAATTAAACTCGGAACTGCTGAAAAAAATATCTTTGGAAACCGGTGGCAACTACTATGAAATTTCTGACGGTAGAGATATTGCGCCGGCAGTTATAAACGAAATTAAAGGGCTTGATAAAAATATTCAGGGTAAAATCAAAGAGAACGCTAAACGCAGTAGGTTTCAGATATTTCTGTTTCTGGCTTTGGCGGCATTTGTTATAGAGATGTTTTATCCTAAAACCGTAAAAAATAGAAAATGA
- a CDS encoding LytR C-terminal domain-containing protein, translating into MRKKIKRVLLISNFAVISAFLTIVFLFIYFSLTHPLTSALIGNKPIKFVLTFYGTEKFLPETIESYFVLYERENKLLKILSINPEAVVFKKNVKARSLKHSFYATSEKDLNLALTNFYQDIFEMANNSFVPDFYVTASFESLIKLAQNNQKAKDLLSNKNFTDRNLQCLNQIEFAQTILNSFKTSLFSSIGCLRKNYDLLDTNISKLAFTNMIMYFRIHNAEIMFFDLPLKYAKARMETDKNNIADMLYTIYYPLTNTEPKIDGLIEIKNASGKPRMAEKAAWKLRENKFDVLEWSNNKTFYNKTLIKNYKGNYGASKKIAKILGNGQIINSYDNKNSFAISVFIGKDCEIYDKFDKKEDINGKN; encoded by the coding sequence ATGCGCAAAAAGATTAAAAGAGTATTGCTTATAAGCAACTTTGCTGTAATAAGCGCATTCCTTACGATTGTTTTTTTGTTTATCTATTTTTCGTTAACGCATCCTCTTACAAGCGCTCTTATAGGAAACAAGCCTATAAAGTTTGTTTTGACTTTTTATGGGACAGAAAAATTTCTTCCGGAAACCATAGAATCTTATTTCGTGTTATATGAAAGGGAAAACAAACTTTTAAAAATTCTTTCGATAAACCCCGAAGCAGTAGTTTTTAAGAAAAATGTAAAAGCCAGAAGCCTTAAACACTCGTTTTATGCAACTTCTGAAAAAGATTTAAATCTTGCGCTGACAAACTTTTATCAGGATATATTTGAGATGGCAAATAACAGTTTTGTGCCGGACTTTTACGTTACGGCAAGCTTTGAATCTTTGATTAAACTGGCGCAAAATAATCAAAAGGCTAAAGATTTACTCTCAAATAAGAATTTTACAGACAGAAATTTGCAATGCTTAAACCAAATAGAATTTGCGCAAACGATATTAAACTCATTTAAAACTTCGCTATTTTCAAGCATAGGATGTTTAAGAAAAAATTATGATTTGCTCGATACGAATATCTCAAAACTTGCCTTTACCAATATGATTATGTATTTTAGAATACATAACGCTGAAATAATGTTTTTCGATTTGCCGCTAAAGTATGCCAAAGCAAGAATGGAAACGGATAAAAATAATATCGCAGACATGCTTTATACAATATATTATCCTTTGACAAATACCGAACCGAAAATAGACGGTCTTATAGAGATTAAAAACGCGTCAGGAAAACCAAGAATGGCGGAAAAAGCCGCATGGAAACTAAGGGAGAATAAATTTGACGTTTTAGAATGGAGCAACAATAAAACTTTTTACAATAAAACTTTAATAAAAAATTATAAAGGAAATTACGGAGCTTCAAAAAAAATAGCCAAGATTCTTGGAAACGGTCAGATAATAAATTCCTATGACAATAAAAATTCTTTTGCCATAAGCGTTTTTATAGGTAAAGATTGTGAAATATATGATAAGTTTGATAAAAAGGAGGACATAAATGGCAAAAATTGA
- the yqeK gene encoding bis(5'-nucleosyl)-tetraphosphatase (symmetrical) YqeK — MKNLEKKIFEYLSGNLTPERFEHSYYVSKFAVELASIKKANVLKIQTAALLHDCAKSMNDKELVKFLKQRGKEIKYFKEMAKYSPQLLHSFAGEQIIKDRIKIKDKEILNAVKYHTLGRPSMSIAEKILFVSDAVSYDRKYKGVDELRSLAKMDIDAAFMRVLSNKIKYVIGCGKWLCPQTIETWNYYAQKD, encoded by the coding sequence ATGAAAAACCTTGAAAAAAAGATTTTTGAATATTTGTCTGGCAATTTAACTCCTGAACGTTTTGAACATTCCTATTATGTTTCTAAATTTGCTGTTGAACTTGCCTCAATAAAAAAAGCAAATGTTTTAAAAATTCAGACTGCGGCTTTGCTGCACGATTGTGCGAAGTCTATGAACGATAAAGAGTTGGTAAAATTTTTAAAACAGCGCGGCAAAGAAATAAAATACTTTAAAGAGATGGCAAAATATTCTCCGCAGCTTTTGCATTCTTTCGCCGGAGAACAGATTATAAAAGACAGAATTAAAATAAAAGATAAAGAAATACTCAATGCGGTTAAATACCATACACTCGGCAGACCGTCGATGAGCATTGCAGAAAAAATATTGTTCGTATCGGACGCCGTATCGTATGACAGAAAATATAAAGGCGTCGACGAACTAAGAAGTCTTGCCAAGATGGATATTGACGCGGCGTTTATGCGGGTTCTGTCAAATAAAATAAAGTATGTCATCGGCTGCGGCAAATGGCTGTGCCCGCAGACAATCGAGACATGGAATTATTATGCGCAAAAAGATTAA
- a CDS encoding BatD family protein, translating to MLKPLLSIFLMLSCAYVYAGDITFTASVDKNKIALNEYLVYSLMVSGEDAKLPQPTFEELADFNSYGRGQSQTISSINGKRSGKITYTYTLAPKKIGNFTIPPAKIEYDKKTYFTESINIEVTEAAKIQSAQVQQTARQQASPSSRIAENIKGNVFVKASTNKKIVYVNEKVTYKFSFYTNMDLVSNPEYFPPDFKGFWNDSSKPSNRYENIDGVNYLVNEIETTIYPIESGKITISPAKLKIAVMDFSSPGNIDDFFSLFINMGQRREKMLESDAVTLNVLPLPKENVPLNFKGAVGNFTISIASDKTEVHTDEPVTLTVKVTGKGNMKSVSGIDFKPTKDFKVYDTVSSNVAEDSREFQILLLPLTPGEKTIEPLKLSFFDPAKKTYSSAQTQSLKIKVEGAAVVNPENIDASGSSGILKIQNDINYNKQIKKIKFSKRYYFVKTGLFWIILAPFVLFFAFALFFKFYIEKKNNNPLARLRMQAYEYSQKCILSAEGKISKEKSRDFYESIYEGLLSAITAATAIPSDKLSVSEISENLKNFGFDDDKIKAVEEILNLINFYRFASVQSDEKSMRKVLEQTKEILNVLRKQ from the coding sequence ATGTTAAAACCCCTTTTATCTATTTTTTTGATGTTAAGCTGCGCATATGTATATGCGGGTGACATAACTTTTACCGCAAGCGTAGACAAAAATAAAATAGCGTTAAACGAGTATTTGGTTTATTCGCTTATGGTAAGTGGCGAAGATGCAAAACTTCCACAACCTACATTTGAAGAGCTTGCCGATTTTAACAGCTATGGACGCGGGCAATCGCAAACTATCTCTTCTATTAACGGCAAAAGAAGTGGTAAAATAACATATACTTACACTCTTGCCCCGAAAAAAATAGGTAATTTTACTATCCCGCCCGCAAAAATAGAATATGATAAAAAAACTTATTTTACCGAATCTATAAATATTGAAGTTACCGAGGCTGCTAAAATACAATCCGCACAGGTGCAGCAGACCGCAAGACAGCAGGCAAGTCCATCAAGCCGAATCGCTGAAAATATAAAAGGAAATGTTTTTGTAAAAGCTTCGACAAACAAAAAAATTGTTTACGTAAATGAAAAGGTAACATATAAATTCAGCTTTTATACAAATATGGATTTAGTTTCAAATCCAGAATATTTCCCGCCGGACTTCAAAGGGTTCTGGAACGATTCTTCAAAACCTTCCAACCGTTATGAAAATATTGACGGCGTAAACTATCTGGTAAACGAAATCGAAACTACTATTTATCCTATAGAAAGCGGAAAAATTACGATAAGCCCAGCAAAACTTAAAATTGCAGTTATGGATTTTTCTTCTCCTGGAAACATAGATGATTTTTTTAGCTTGTTTATCAATATGGGGCAGCGCAGAGAAAAAATGCTTGAATCGGATGCGGTTACATTAAACGTTTTGCCTCTTCCTAAAGAAAACGTTCCGTTGAATTTTAAAGGTGCTGTCGGCAATTTTACGATTTCCATTGCGTCTGATAAAACCGAAGTCCATACTGATGAACCTGTTACTTTGACGGTAAAGGTTACAGGGAAAGGCAATATGAAAAGTGTAAGCGGCATTGATTTCAAGCCGACAAAAGATTTTAAAGTTTACGATACTGTCTCTTCCAATGTCGCGGAAGATTCCAGAGAGTTTCAAATTTTACTTTTGCCGCTTACCCCGGGTGAAAAAACTATTGAACCTTTAAAACTTTCATTTTTTGACCCTGCAAAAAAAACTTATTCTTCTGCGCAGACGCAGTCGCTAAAAATTAAAGTTGAAGGTGCCGCAGTGGTAAATCCGGAAAATATAGATGCAAGCGGCAGTTCGGGAATTTTAAAAATTCAAAATGACATTAATTATAATAAGCAGATAAAAAAGATAAAATTCTCTAAAAGATATTATTTTGTCAAAACTGGGCTTTTTTGGATAATTCTTGCTCCTTTTGTTTTGTTTTTTGCATTTGCGCTGTTTTTTAAATTTTATATTGAAAAGAAAAACAATAATCCGTTGGCAAGATTGAGAATGCAAGCGTACGAATATTCACAAAAATGTATTCTGAGCGCCGAAGGGAAAATAAGCAAAGAAAAATCCCGCGATTTTTACGAAAGCATATATGAAGGGCTGTTGTCGGCAATTACCGCTGCTACTGCAATACCTTCCGATAAATTATCAGTTTCGGAAATTTCGGAAAATCTCAAGAATTTCGGATTTGACGATGATAAAATCAAAGCAGTCGAAGAAATTTTAAATTTGATAAATTTTTACAGGTTTGCTTCCGTTCAATCGGATGAAAAATCCATGAGAAAAGTTTTAGAACAAACGAAAGAAATATTAAACGTTTTAAGGAAACAGTGA
- a CDS encoding tetratricopeptide repeat protein has protein sequence MKTKIAVLIILLLTLLLLFFISFKSIKKNNTAVDAFNKGKFDKASEILDNETKKYPDNIDMIKNAAGASYKNGNFEQSKKFYDSLFERSDLPDKDKSEIFYNMGNVKFKEGEYAQAEKAYKEALKINPNDGDAKYNLEFIANMMKEQKNQQQNSEDIKKNLNKNKQKQEENKAKSKNLQEKESGGQKQQEQQNQQELVNEMKQLQEEEKNLERQLKDAQKRERQLQQAADKNKNMSTKEKTEENARKQKENELKREENKYNEMNTKQQNEELSRQKASSQLKQRELEQQLKDLDKKGGSEENRKKKEELKKEIEKEKEFQKEIQKQQQRNDEKISQQQQKSKSLEAEKKELEKEKEKLELEAQKERGTMAQQKKDEKLPEDKTDYTHIDTILNYYNESDKKSDKMRHKTLTPVIERGEQDW, from the coding sequence ATGAAAACTAAAATAGCTGTTCTTATCATTTTATTATTGACTTTACTGCTTTTATTTTTTATATCTTTCAAAAGTATAAAAAAGAATAATACGGCTGTTGACGCTTTTAACAAAGGGAAATTTGATAAAGCGTCAGAAATTTTGGACAATGAAACAAAAAAATATCCGGACAATATCGATATGATAAAAAACGCAGCAGGAGCGTCGTATAAAAACGGAAATTTTGAGCAGTCAAAAAAATTCTATGACAGTTTGTTTGAAAGAAGTGATCTTCCCGATAAAGATAAATCTGAAATTTTTTACAATATGGGCAATGTCAAATTTAAAGAAGGCGAATATGCACAAGCAGAAAAAGCTTATAAAGAAGCATTAAAAATCAATCCTAATGATGGAGACGCAAAATACAATCTTGAATTTATCGCCAACATGATGAAAGAACAGAAGAATCAACAGCAAAATTCAGAAGATATTAAGAAGAATTTGAATAAAAATAAGCAAAAGCAGGAAGAAAATAAAGCCAAGTCCAAAAATTTGCAGGAAAAAGAGAGCGGCGGACAAAAACAACAGGAGCAGCAGAATCAGCAGGAACTTGTGAATGAAATGAAGCAGCTGCAGGAGGAAGAGAAAAACCTTGAGAGACAGCTAAAAGATGCGCAAAAGCGTGAAAGGCAACTACAACAGGCAGCGGATAAAAATAAGAATATGAGTACAAAAGAAAAAACAGAAGAAAATGCCCGTAAACAAAAAGAAAATGAATTAAAAAGAGAAGAAAATAAATATAATGAAATGAATACAAAACAACAAAACGAAGAATTGTCGCGGCAAAAAGCCTCATCGCAGCTTAAACAAAGAGAACTTGAACAGCAGCTGAAAGATTTGGACAAAAAGGGTGGCAGCGAAGAAAACAGAAAAAAGAAAGAGGAGCTTAAAAAAGAAATAGAAAAAGAAAAAGAGTTTCAAAAAGAAATTCAAAAACAACAACAGCGCAATGATGAGAAGATATCTCAGCAGCAGCAAAAAAGCAAATCTTTAGAAGCGGAGAAAAAAGAGCTGGAGAAAGAAAAAGAAAAGCTCGAACTAGAAGCCCAAAAAGAACGCGGGACTATGGCGCAGCAAAAAAAAGACGAAAAACTGCCAGAAGATAAAACAGATTACACTCATATTGATACAATATTAAATTATTATAATGAATCCGATAAAAAATCTGATAAAATGAGACACAAAACTTTAACTCCCGTAATCGAACGAGGAGAACAGGACTGGTAA
- a CDS encoding SH3 domain-containing protein has product MKKLAVLLFLLLPAACFGADKYSQLLETAENAFVDGDYAKVIELYETLVQIEKVNDPSVYYNLSNAYYRNGQLGKAVVNIEKAFLLKPCDKDIKHNKRFLSIKAGVQEERGLYGFLNGIVNISSLNDFTVITAVFFVIILSLAALYIINKRKIFKTVILCIFPFLILSVVIISVKIKNEIFNITAVSLKDTSVRSGPGINNPEIFNLLQGHKVYVLGENNGWTYISTKSKSEELSGWAESGSIEKING; this is encoded by the coding sequence ATGAAAAAACTTGCAGTTTTATTATTTTTACTTTTGCCGGCGGCGTGTTTCGGTGCAGACAAATATTCGCAGCTGCTTGAAACGGCTGAAAACGCTTTTGTCGACGGAGATTACGCCAAAGTGATAGAATTATATGAAACGCTTGTCCAAATCGAAAAAGTTAACGACCCTTCTGTCTATTATAATTTGTCAAACGCCTATTACAGAAACGGGCAGCTTGGCAAGGCGGTTGTAAATATTGAAAAAGCTTTTCTTTTAAAACCATGTGATAAAGATATTAAACATAACAAGCGGTTTTTGAGCATAAAGGCCGGCGTGCAGGAAGAACGAGGTTTGTACGGATTTTTAAACGGTATTGTAAATATAAGCTCATTAAATGATTTTACCGTTATTACTGCCGTTTTTTTCGTTATTATTTTATCTTTGGCGGCACTCTATATTATAAATAAAAGAAAAATATTTAAAACCGTAATATTATGCATTTTTCCGTTTCTGATTTTATCTGTCGTGATAATATCCGTAAAAATAAAAAATGAAATATTCAATATAACGGCTGTGTCTTTAAAAGATACTTCTGTAAGAAGTGGTCCCGGAATTAATAATCCTGAAATTTTCAACTTATTGCAGGGTCACAAAGTTTATGTTTTAGGAGAAAATAACGGATGGACTTATATAAGCACAAAATCCAAATCAGAAGAATTGTCAGGCTGGGCGGAAAGCGGAAGCATAGAAAAAATAAATGGTTAA